Genomic segment of Bdellovibrio bacteriovorus:
TTTCTTTCGGCTCTAAAAGTGGTTCGGCCAGTCGACCAATCAAACTTCGAGGTGCGAAGACATAGTTGTAATCACCAATGACGACATCGGCGCGCTCAATAGCTTCTACCGACAATTCAAATGGGCAGACCTGATATTCTTCACCCATCTTTTTTAGTTTTTCACTGTCCAGGCTGCGAAGTCGCGAAAGCTTATTCACGAGGTCGTGTTCAGCGACCTTCTTGTAATAGTCTTTCGCGAACTCACAGTATTGGGGATTGCATAAAGGCTCGGCCTTTAAACACATTTTGCTTTTCGCGGTGATCGTTAAGGAGCGAATTTTACAGCCCTGTTCTTGCAGGCGTTCCACGGCTTCTTCGGCGACCTGATGTTGCGAATTTTTTGGTGTTACGTAAACGACTCTTTGCCCTCGAGGCAAGGCCTCTTTCAAAGACGGGTAAAGGACACCAATAGTTTTTCCCAAACCAGTGGGCGCCTGCACCAATAAAGGGTTTTCGCTTTTCAGATTTTCCGAAATTGTATCAACAAGCTCCCTTTGTCCCTTACGTGGGGATGAAAAGGGAAATGTCATTTCTTCGCCGGCCTTCTGGCGCTTCTTAAACAACTTTTCTTTTTCTTTGGTTTCTTCAACCAATTCTTCAAGACGGATTTTTAACCACGCTTCATAGCCATCTAAATCCAGCTCAATATTTAAATCATGGGATTTGAAGTTGCGTAAAGAAACCAAATGAAGTTTCAAAGTAGGAAACTGGCCTGTTTGTTGAAAATGAATGTAGCCGTAAGTGCGCAACTGCCACACGTAAGGGTGATTGGGCTCTCGCTCTAACTTTGCGCGCAGTTCATCAATGTCAAAGGCCGATTTAATTTCTTCAATCAGACCCGTGGCTTCGACAAAGCCATCAGCTCGGCCCGAGACGACAAATTCATAAGGACCTGCCTCAAAAGAGTGAACTAATTTCTTTTCGGGCGTGTAGCCCGGGTTTTCTCGGACACGCTGACGTTGAATCGTAACATGCACTTCTTGCCCGCTTGTAGGAATCGGGCCATAGCCTGAATGCGTCTCGATGCTACCAACACGAGGCGCGGGCAATGCAAATTGTTTAAGATCCAGGTTTATTTTTCTCATCACTATTCAATATCAAATTTTAGTTGATCACCACGACGCTGAAAGTGCTCGGTGGAGAGATCAAACTTTTTCACATTTAAACCGTATTTGCGAGTATAAAGCTTGAACATTTGCGCCATTTGGTCAGCTCGAGGCCCTTCCCCGCGCATACGCGATCCAAAGTTCGCGTCATTCAATTTGCCGCCGCGTATATCACGCACCGAGTTTAAAACTTTTTCCTTTTTTAACGGCTGATGGACTTCCAGCCACTCTTCAAAGATAGGCAGCACGGAAGAAGGAAGCCGCAATGGCACATAGCCTGCGTACTGAGCCCCCGCGTCTTTTGCTGCCTTTAAGATCGCGGGCATTTCGTGATCATTCAATCCTGGAATACAAGGGGCGACGTTGACGCCCACAGGAACGCCGGCTTTCGCCAAAGTCTCGATAGCTTTAAGACGAGCGGCGGGCCTTGACGTGCGGGGCTCTAAGATCTGAACCAAGTCATCATTCAAAGAAGTGATTGAAAGGAAAACCAAGGTGCCGTTATAAGCGGCCATCTGCGAAAGAATATCGACGTCGCGAGTGACCAAAGCGTTTTTTGTAATTAACGACACTGGATTTTTAAACTCCAACAAAACTTCCAAACAACCGCGAGTCAGCTGCATCTTTCTTTCTAGAGGCTGGTAGCAGTCGGTGATGCCGCTCATTGCAATGACAGCAGGTTTCCACGAAGGCTTCATCAAAGCTTCGCGCAAAAGTTTGGGTGCTTCTTCTTTGACGAAAATTTTAGATTCAAAATCCAAACCTGGGGAAAGGCCCAAATACTCGTGTGTCGGACGAGCATAGCAATACGCGCAGCCGTGTTCACAACCGCGATACGCGTTGATAGAAAATGTGAAGCCGATGTCCGGGCTTTTGTTTTCCGTGATAATCGTGCGTGAAGAATCTTTCAGAACTTCCGTTTTAAGAAGAGCTTTTTCGTCCTCAAGATAATTGTCGAAATCTTCTTCGGTAGCTTCGTATTTGAGTGAGTCGTAACGATTGGTGACGTTGCTACTGGCTCCACGACCGCGGATGTCTTTACGAAATTCACGAGTCATAAGAAGCGAGTATGCCACAGAACCAACGCCCTTCCTAGTCGGCTGGTGAAAAAGGCCCATCCGACTGCGTTGGAAGCCTTCCGCCTTGCGGCTGGACCTTTTTGACCAGCCGATGAGATGTGAGTTTGGTTTAATTTTTTATTTGGCGGGGGCGTGGGTGTCGTGGTGGTGGAAATGTGAGTGTTTTTCTTCTTTGTGGCGTTTGAAGATGGATTTGTAGGTGTTGACCATGAAGAGGGAAACGACGACGAAGACTAGGCCGAAGAGGACGGCTTCGCGGATGCCGAAGAGGTCGGTGAGTTTTCCGATTGCTAAGTGCATGATGATTAACATCATTGAGTCGGTCGCCATCATATACGAAACGGCCGTATCTAAATCTTCAGGGAATTCAGAAGAGATCCATGAGATGGCGAGGGGATAAAAGGGCGCGATCATAAATCCGGTTCCAGTGAGGAATAACGGATGGATGAAGACGCCTCCCAGGATGCAAATCGCGGTTAACACTAAAGACGCTGAAAGCAGAAATTGCGGCGAGCGTTTGAAGTGGACAACGGCGAACAACAATCTTCCAAGCATCATCGCGATAAAGAAATAGGTGACATAGATACTTGCGGATTCCATGTCATAGTTCCAAGTTCTTTGCATGTACAAAGCTAAGCGCGATGAGACCATGATTTCAGCAGCGACCGCCAAACTGAGCATCACAGCTAGGAAAAGTTGGGGCTTAAAGTTTTTCTTTTTATTGGCTTTGTGAGTCTCTGGAGAAAAAGAGGCCTTCGTGTGAAGCGACTTATGACTTGGGTGAAAGGTGTAACCCACAAAAATCATGGGTGCTAATGAGGCCGCAGCAAACGTCCAGCGCCAGCTTCCTGTGATATATTCCATACCGGCGGCCAATAAAGGAGCCATTAAACTTGCTAGGCCATACATCGTGTGAAGACCTGAAAGCATCTGTTGTTTTTTCTGGGGTGTTGAACCCATGGGTACCAGAATATTTGGCACCAAACCTAAGATACCCAAACACAACCCATAGACGAAACTACACACGAGGAACATGGGAAAGATTGGGGATGCGGCTAATCCCCACATGGACAACATTAGACCTACGGCGCCGCCTTGAAGAACACTCAGGCGGTCGTAACGTCGTAACATATATCGACAGCCGTAACTCGCAATAAATCCAGAGATATTGCTTAACGCAAACATCAAAGAACCCATCGAGTCGCTGACTCCGAATTGCTTCAAGATCTCCGGAAAAAGAGGGCCCCTGATATTGTCAGTCAGACCAAATACAAACAAGCTCGCATAAGAGAGAAAAATAAAGGGCCAAATCATGAGACCCACTATAAAGACCGCTCCCTAGGAAGACAAGGGCAACTAATTATGCGGCTTTGGAATAGGTCGTGCCCGACGTGTCTATCGGGCAGGCATAATATGTAGAAAATGCTTGGGAGTCCTGCTCAATTTAGTGAAATCCCTAGGAAATAAAGGGTTGCTATGCTACAAACGGAGCCCACATAAATCCTTAACCAAAGGGACTGACAAGGTCCCAGCTGTAATAAGCATGGCTGTAACAAGCCAAGGAGCCCCGAAGATGGAATTGAATGATGGTGCTAACACCACTCAAGCTAGCGCGCCTGTGAACTATTCTGACGACAACGTCGCAAAACCCCTCGAAAACAAGCCGGTGAACTTCTACTCTCTGACACTAGAGGGCCTAAAGTCTTATCTTAAAGGCAAAGGTAAAGAGCAATTCCGTGCTCAACAAATCTTTAAATGGGTTTACGAGCAACGAGTGACTGATCCGGAACAAATGACGAATCTGTCTAAAGAATTCCGTGCGTCTTTGCCACAAATTCTTTCTTTTGATCTTCCTCCAGTACTGACTCACTTAAAGTCTGTCGACGGAACACAAAAACTTCTCTTTGATATGGGTGGTGGCAACAGCGTGGAAGCCGTCGTCATTCCATCTGAAGACCGTCTGACTTTGTGTATTTCTTCAGAAGTGGGCTGCAACATTGGATGTAAGTTCTGCTTCACCGGAAAACAAAAACTAAAACGTCGCTTGCGCACAGAAGAGATCGTCGGCCAATTCATGCAGGTGCATGATCGTTTGGGTGAAGGTCAACGTATCACGAATATCGTGTTCATGGGGATGGGCGAGCCTTTGGACAATCCAGAAGCGGTTTTCCAAACTATCGACGTTTTACATTCTCCATGGGGCATCAACTTGTCTCGTAAGAAAATCACGGTTTCTACATCCGGTATCGTTCCGGAGATGTGGAGAGTTTCAGAAGCGAAAGTTCGTTTGGCGGTGAGCTTAAACGGCCCGACCGATGAGATTCGTACCCAAGTTATGCCGATCAATAAAAAGTGGAACACAACAGAGCTTTTGAACGCTTGTAAAGAACATTACCGTATCACGAAAGATAAAATCACTTTCGAGTACGTGTTGTTAAAAGGTGTGACGGATCAAATCGAACACGCACGTCAGTTGGTGAAGCTGGTGAAAGACGTTCCGTGCAAGATCAACATCATTCCGTTCAACGAACATCCAGGTTCAGGATATGAGCGTCCTTCAGATGAAGCGGTGGAGGCTTTCCACTCTGAATTGATGCGTCTTGGAGCTCACGTTTTACTTCGTCGCTCTATGGGTCGTGATATTTTCGCGGCTTGTGGCCAGTTAACAAGCCAAGTTCCAAATAAGCCTGTTTCTATGGACATTTCGAATTCAAAATTAGCAGGTCTACCAAAATACAAACGCGAGATGCTAGAAAACTCAGCGGCATCACAACAGGAGCAATAGTTTTATGTCAGAGATTTTAGTCGTTGGAAGTTTGGCTTACGATTCCATTCAAACTCCGTCAGGAAAAGTGGACCGCGCCTTGGGTGGTTCCGCAAATTACTTCTCTTTGGCCGCTTCTTTGTTTTCTAAGGTGCGTGTGGTCGGTGTTGTGGGCGAAGACTATGATCAAGGAGACTACGAGCTTTTGAATTCTCGCGGCGTTGACTTAAGCGGTCTTTCGAAAGTTGCGGGTAAGACGTTCCACTGGGCCGGTTCTTATGAAGGCGATATGAACGAAGCAAAGACGTTAAAAACAGATTTAAACGTTTTTGAACATTTCAATCCGCAATTGCCAGAACACTTCAAAGATTCCTCTTTCGTTTTCTTGGCAAACATTGCTCCGGAATTGCAATTGCAGGTTCTTGAGCAAGTGAAGTCACCAAAATTTGTCGGCATGGATACAATGAACTTCTGGATCTCGATCAAAAAAGAAAAGTTGATCGAAGTTCTTAAGAAAGTGGACCTTGTTCTTATCAATGAAGGTGAAGCAAAAATGTTAACGGGAGCGGCGAATGCCATTTCGGCGGCACCGTTGATCACAGCCATGGGCCCTCAAGCTGTTGTTATCAAACGGGGTGAGTACGGTTTTGCGATGTACACGAAGGAAGAAGGATACTTCATCCTTCCAGCAATGCCGATTCCGACGGTGGTCGATCCCACGGGTGCTGGCGATACTTTTGCTGGCGGCTTCTTCGGTTACTTGGCAGCGCAAAAAGACAAGCCAACATTGGCTCACTTGAAACAGGCCTGCATCATGGGTTCTATGATGGCCAGCCACACGATCCAAGACTTCTCCGTTCGTGCGCTTTCTAAAGTGACTTTGGGCGACGTCGAAAGACGCTTGGCTGACTATAAAAAAGTAATCACGCTTTAAAAAATACCGATTTTCCCAGAGAGTTTTTCGGACTCTCTGGGACTATTGTCCAGAGTTCCTTTTTTCTCTCTAAATCCAACTTAAATCCTGATCAAGACGCGATATCTTATATAGATATGCGTTTAGTTTTGGTTATGAACATTCTGGTTATGTGCGGCCTTCTTTCTTGGAGTTCGCACTCACAAGCTAATGAAGCTGTGCTTTCAAAACAAATTGGCTGGGCGGCCGCGAATATCGAAAATCCGGCGGTGACTGCGGCCTTTAAAACTTCTTTCGAAAAGTTCGTACAGGATCCCGCCAACAAAAAGATTTCGGAATCAAAGGAAGGAAAGCAACTCTTAAGTCAGGGCCGAGGCCTTTTAAATGTTGTCTCCTTACAAGAAAAGCTGAAAAAGTGCGCCGTCAAAGAGGAAGCTTCTCAAGAAGTGCAAAAAGCTTTAATTGCTGCTTTGAACGGCAAAGCCGCGGCAGATCTTTCTAGCTACGACCCGTGCCGCGAACAGGCTCCTGAGTTGCTTTTTGCAAAAGATCTGGTTGAACATCAAAAAGTTCAAAGCCAGAAAAGAATATTATCTATCGCGCAGTCACAGGTGCAGCAGACTCGAAGCTATTGGAAGAATGTGAAATCTCAAGATGCCATTGATACGGCTGTGGAACTGATGGAAAAAGAGCGAGATCTGAAGGACTCTCCTCCGAAAGCCGGTGTTGAACTTCTGTTATATACCCAAGCAATCAAAAAACGATCGAATCGAAATGTCATTACCGGAGCCAACGTTCATTCCGCTCTTAAAGAAGTGGAAGGGGAACTGGACAAACATCAAAAGTATCTTGAGGATCTGGCTAAGACCTCTTCAGACGAAGCTTTGCAACAGTTGGTCGTCAGTAATCCCGCAGCCACCGCGCAATATATGTTAGAAAATCCTGAAAGCTACGAACTTCTTTGTCGCTCTTTGCAGAGCTATGATGAAGGTGTTTCTAAGAAAGCATTTATCGACAAGGCCGTTTTTTGGGGTGGTCTTGTGGTCGGCGGTGTTTTACTTGCGACCGGCATTGGTGCGGGTGTCGGGGCCATGGTGGTTTCTAGCGCAACGGCGGCATCTGCTTTAACAACGGTCGCTGCCGGGGCTGCTCTAGCGGGGACAGTGACTGCTGGTGGA
This window contains:
- a CDS encoding PA0069 family radical SAM protein is translated as MTREFRKDIRGRGASSNVTNRYDSLKYEATEEDFDNYLEDEKALLKTEVLKDSSRTIITENKSPDIGFTFSINAYRGCEHGCAYCYARPTHEYLGLSPGLDFESKIFVKEEAPKLLREALMKPSWKPAVIAMSGITDCYQPLERKMQLTRGCLEVLLEFKNPVSLITKNALVTRDVDILSQMAAYNGTLVFLSITSLNDDLVQILEPRTSRPAARLKAIETLAKAGVPVGVNVAPCIPGLNDHEMPAILKAAKDAGAQYAGYVPLRLPSSVLPIFEEWLEVHQPLKKEKVLNSVRDIRGGKLNDANFGSRMRGEGPRADQMAQMFKLYTRKYGLNVKKFDLSTEHFQRRGDQLKFDIE
- a CDS encoding MFS transporter → MIWPFIFLSYASLFVFGLTDNIRGPLFPEILKQFGVSDSMGSLMFALSNISGFIASYGCRYMLRRYDRLSVLQGGAVGLMLSMWGLAASPIFPMFLVCSFVYGLCLGILGLVPNILVPMGSTPQKKQQMLSGLHTMYGLASLMAPLLAAGMEYITGSWRWTFAAASLAPMIFVGYTFHPSHKSLHTKASFSPETHKANKKKNFKPQLFLAVMLSLAVAAEIMVSSRLALYMQRTWNYDMESASIYVTYFFIAMMLGRLLFAVVHFKRSPQFLLSASLVLTAICILGGVFIHPLFLTGTGFMIAPFYPLAISWISSEFPEDLDTAVSYMMATDSMMLIIMHLAIGKLTDLFGIREAVLFGLVFVVVSLFMVNTYKSIFKRHKEEKHSHFHHHDTHAPAK
- the rlmN gene encoding 23S rRNA (adenine(2503)-C(2))-methyltransferase RlmN, translating into MELNDGANTTQASAPVNYSDDNVAKPLENKPVNFYSLTLEGLKSYLKGKGKEQFRAQQIFKWVYEQRVTDPEQMTNLSKEFRASLPQILSFDLPPVLTHLKSVDGTQKLLFDMGGGNSVEAVVIPSEDRLTLCISSEVGCNIGCKFCFTGKQKLKRRLRTEEIVGQFMQVHDRLGEGQRITNIVFMGMGEPLDNPEAVFQTIDVLHSPWGINLSRKKITVSTSGIVPEMWRVSEAKVRLAVSLNGPTDEIRTQVMPINKKWNTTELLNACKEHYRITKDKITFEYVLLKGVTDQIEHARQLVKLVKDVPCKINIIPFNEHPGSGYERPSDEAVEAFHSELMRLGAHVLLRRSMGRDIFAACGQLTSQVPNKPVSMDISNSKLAGLPKYKREMLENSAASQQEQ
- a CDS encoding PfkB family carbohydrate kinase, producing MSEILVVGSLAYDSIQTPSGKVDRALGGSANYFSLAASLFSKVRVVGVVGEDYDQGDYELLNSRGVDLSGLSKVAGKTFHWAGSYEGDMNEAKTLKTDLNVFEHFNPQLPEHFKDSSFVFLANIAPELQLQVLEQVKSPKFVGMDTMNFWISIKKEKLIEVLKKVDLVLINEGEAKMLTGAANAISAAPLITAMGPQAVVIKRGEYGFAMYTKEEGYFILPAMPIPTVVDPTGAGDTFAGGFFGYLAAQKDKPTLAHLKQACIMGSMMASHTIQDFSVRALSKVTLGDVERRLADYKKVITL
- a CDS encoding tolA protein, which encodes MNILVMCGLLSWSSHSQANEAVLSKQIGWAAANIENPAVTAAFKTSFEKFVQDPANKKISESKEGKQLLSQGRGLLNVVSLQEKLKKCAVKEEASQEVQKALIAALNGKAAADLSSYDPCREQAPELLFAKDLVEHQKVQSQKRILSIAQSQVQQTRSYWKNVKSQDAIDTAVELMEKERDLKDSPPKAGVELLLYTQAIKKRSNRNVITGANVHSALKEVEGELDKHQKYLEDLAKTSSDEALQQLVVSNPAATAQYMLENPESYELLCRSLQSYDEGVSKKAFIDKAVFWGGLVVGGVLLATGIGAGVGAMVVSSATAASALTTVAAGAALAGTVTAGGEVLYSSSKSHSSFIEAQTLRSAGFSEASSSNMKRADQATERAYDELAEAGFSAVSIVPLGAGFKYMKNAAAASKLGSASKVASEGTKVEKETVQALSASLKEISSDKKALKVLEDSSKQVSSEEMGTFLGYLSDLPAQQRKEVLDLIKEKPDRVAKSIRESTQSGVCR